One Symphalangus syndactylus isolate Jambi chromosome 10, NHGRI_mSymSyn1-v2.1_pri, whole genome shotgun sequence genomic region harbors:
- the DSPP gene encoding dentin sialophosphoprotein has protein sequence MKIITYFCIWAVSWAIPVPQSKPLERHVEKSVNLHLLARSNVSVQDELNASGTIKESGVPVHEGDRGRQENTQDGHNREGNSSEWAELGGKSFSTYSTLANEEVNIEGWNEDTGKAETYGHDGIHGKEENTTANGIQGQVSIIDNAGATDRSNTNGNTDKNTQSGDVGDAGRNEDAAVVQEDGPQVAGSNNSTDNEDEIIQNSCRNEGNTSETIPQINSQRNGTKEAEVTPGSGEDAGLDNSDGSPSGNGADEDEGEGSGDDEDEEAGNGKDSSDNSKGQEGQDHGKEDDHDSSIGQNSDSKEYYDPEGKEDPHNDADGDNTSKSEENSAGIPEDNGSQRTEDIQMLNHRESKGVENGITKESEPHAVGKSQDKGIEIKGPSSGNRNITKEVGKVNEDKEDKGQHGMILGKGNVKTQGEVVNIEGPGQKSEPGNKVGHSNAGSDSNSDGYDSYDFDDKSMQGDDPNSSDESNGNDDANSESDNDSSSRGDASSNSDESKDNGNGSDSKGAEDDGSDSTSDTNNSDSNGNGNNGNDDNDKSDNGKGKSDSSDSDSSDSSDSDSSDSSDSDSSGSNSSSDSSDSSNSDSSDSSDSDSSDGSDSDSSDSSNSSDSSDSSNSDSSDSNSSSDRSDSSNSDSSDSSDSDSDSSDSDSSDSNSSSDSSDSSDSDSSDSSDSDSDSSDSDSSDSNSSSDSSDSSDSDSSDSSDSDSSDSSNSSDSSDSSDSSDSSDSSDSSDSDSSDSSDNSDSKSDSRKSDSDSSDSDSKSDSSDSNSSDSSDSDSSDSSNSSKSSDSSDSSDSSDSSSSSDSSNSSDSDSSDSSNSDSSNSSESSDSDSSDSSDSSNSSDSSDSSDSSDSSDSSNSSDSSNSSDSSDSSDSSDSDSSDSSDSSDSNDSSNSSDSSNSSDSSDSSNSSDSSNSSDSSDSSDSSDSSDSSDSSDSSDSDSSDSSDSSNSSDSSDSSDSSDSSDSSDSSDSSDSSDSSDSSKSSDSSDSSDSSDSSDSSDSSNSDSSDSSNSSDSSESSDSSDSSNSSDSSDSSDSSDSSDSSDSSDSSNSSDSSDSSDSSDSSDSSDSSDSSDSSDSSDSSDSNDSSDSDSSDSSDSSDSSDSSDSSDSNDSSDSDSSDSSNSSDSSDSSDSSDSNDSSDSDSSDSSDSSDSSDSSDSSASSDSSDSSNSSDRSNSSDNSDSSDSTSDSNDESDSQSKSGNSNNNGSDSDSDSEGSDSNHSTSDD, from the exons atgaagataattacatatttttgcaTTTGGGCAGTATCATGGGCCATTCCA GTTCCTCAAAGCAAACCACTGGAGAGACATGTAGAAAAATCCGTGAATTTGCATCTCCTAGCAAGATCAAATGTGTCAGTACAG gaTGAGTTAAATGCCAGTGGCACCATCAAAGAAAGTGGTGTCCCCGTGCATGAAGGTGATAGAGGAAGGCAAGAGAATACCCAAGATGGTCACAATAGAGAAGGGAATAGCTCTGAGTGGGCAGAATTAGGAGGGAAGAGTTTTTCTACATATTCCACATTAGCAAACGAAGAGGTGAATATTGAGGGCTGGAATGAGGACACAGGAAAAGCAGAAACATATGGTCATGATGGAATACACGGGAAAGAAGAAAACACCACAGCAAATGGCATCCAGGGACAAGTAAGCATCATTGACAATGCCGGAGCCACAGATAGAAGCAACACTAATGGAAATACTGATAAGAATACCCAAAGTGGGGATGTTGGCGATGCAGGTCGCAATGAGGATGCTGCTGTTGTCCAAGAAGATGGACCTCAAGTAGCTGGAAGCAATAACAGTACAGACAATGAGgatgaaataattcagaattctTGTAGAAATGAGGGTAATACAAGTGAAACAATACCTCAGATCAACAGCCAGAGAAATGggactaaggaggctgaggtaacaCCAGGCAGTGGAGAAGATGCTGGCCTGGATAATTCCGATGGGAGTCCTAGTGGGAATGGAGCAGATGAGGATGAAGGCGAGGGTTctggtgatgatgaagatgaagaagcAGGGAATGGAAAAGACAGTAGTGATAACAGCAAGGGACAGGAGGGCCAGGATCATGGGAAAGAAGATGATCATGATAGTAGCATAGGTCAAAATTCAGATAGTAAAGAATATTATGACCCTGAAGGCAAAGAAGATCCCCATAATGACGCTGATGGAGACAACACCTCCAAGAGTGAGGAGAATTCTGCTGGTATTCCAGAAGACAATGGCAGCCAAAGAACAGAGGACATCCAGATGCTCAACCACAGAGAAAGCAAAGGTGTAGAAAATGGAATCACCAAAGAATCAGAGCCACACGCTGTTGGGAAGAGCCAAGATAAG GGAATAGAAATCAAGGGTCCCAGCAGTGGCAACAGAAATATTACCAAAGAAGTTGGGAAAGTCAACGAAGATAAAGAGGATAAAGGACAACATGGAATGATCTTGGGCAAAGGAAATGTCAAGACACAAGGAGAGGTTGTCAACATAGAAGGACCTGGCCAAAAATCAGAACCAGGAAATAAAGTTGGACACAGCAATGCAGGTAGTGACAGCAATAGTGATGGATATGACAGTTATGATTTTGATGATAAGTCCATGCAAGGAGATGATCCCAATAGCAGTGACGAATCTAATGGCAATGATGATGCTAATTCAGAAAGTGATAATGACAGCAGTAGCCGGGGAGATGCTTCTTCTAACTCTGATGAATCAAAAGATAATGGCAACGGCAGTGACTCAAAAGGAGCAGAAGATGATGGCAGTGATAGCACGTCAGACACTAATAATAGTGACAGTAATGGCAATGGTAACAATGGGAATGATGATAATGACAAATCAGACAATGGCAAAGGTAAATCAGATAGCAGTGACAGTGATAGTAGTGACAGCAGTGACAGTGATAGTAGTGACAGCAGTGACAGTGACAGCAGTGGTAGCAACAGTAGCAGTGATAGTAGTGATAGCAGTAACAGTGACAGCAGTGATAGCAGTGACAGTGATAGTAGTGACGGCAGTGATAGTGACAGCAGTGATAGCAGCAATAGCAGTGATAGTAGTGACAGCAGTAACAGTGATAGCAGTGATAGCAACAGTAGCAGTGATCGTAGTGATAGCAGTAACAGTGACAGCAGTGATAGCAGTGACAGTGATAGTGACAGCAGTGACAGTGACAGCAGTGATAGCAACAGTAGCAGTGATAGTAGTGATAGCAGTGACAGTGACAGCAGTGATAGCAGTGACAGTGATAGTGACAGCAGTGACAGTGACAGCAGTGATAGCAACAGTAGCAGTGATAGTAGTGATAGCAGTGACAGTGACAGCAGTGATAGCAGTGACAGTGATAGTAGTGACAGCAGCAATAGCAGTGACAGTAGTGACAGCAGTGATAGCAGCGACAGTAGTGATAGTAGTGACAGCAGTGACAGTGACAGTAGTGATAGTAGTGACAACAGTGACAGCAAGTCAGACAGCAGAAAATCAGATAGCGACAGCAGTGATAGTGACAGTAAGTCAGACAGCAGTGACAGCAACAGCAGTGACAGTAGTGACAGTGATAGCAGTGACAGCAGCAATAGCAGTAAAAGCAGTGATAGTAGTGACAGCAGTGATAGCAGTGACAGCAGCAGTAGCAGTGACAGCAGCAACAGCAGTGATAGTGACAGTAGTGACAGCAGCAATAGTGACAGCAGCAATAGTAGTGAAAGCAGTGATAGTGACAGCAGTGATAGTAGtgacagcagcaacagcagcgaCAGCAGTGATAGCAGTGACAGCAGCGATAGTAGTGACAGCAGCAATAGCAGTGACAGCAGTAATAGTAGTGACAGCAGCGATAGCAGTGACAGCAGTGATAGTGACAGCAGTGATAGTAGTGACAGCAGTGACAGCAATGACAGCAGCAATAGCAGTGACAGCAGCAATAGTAGTGACAGCAGTGACAGCAGCAATAGCAGtgacagcagcaacagcagcgaTAGCAGTGACAGCAGTGATAGCAGTGACAGCAGTGATAGCAGTGACAGCAGTGATAGCAGTGATAGTGACAGCAGTGATAGCAGTGACAGCAGCAATAGCAGTGACAGCAGCGACAGCAGTGATAGCAGTGACAGCAGCGACAGCAGTGATAGCAGTGACAGCAGCGATAGCAGTGACAGCAGTGACAGCAGCAAAAGCAGTGACAGCAGCGATAGCAGTGACAGCAGTGACAGCAGTGATAGCAGTGATAGCAGTAATAGTGACAGCAGTGACAGCAGCAACAGCAGTGACAGCAGCGAAAGCAGTGACAGCAGTGACAGCAGCAATAGCAGCGACAGCAGTGACAGCAGTGACAGCAGCGACAGCAGTGACAGCAGCGACAGCAGCGACAGCAGCAATAGCAGCGACAGCAGTGATAGCAGTGACAGCAGCGACAGCAGCGATAGCAGTGATAGCAGCGATAGCAGTGACAGCAGTGACAGCAGCGACAGCAGCGACAGCAATGACAGCAGTGATAGTGACAGCAGTGACAGCAGCGATAGCAGCGACAGCAGTGACAGCAGTGACAGCAGCGACAGCAATGACAGCAGTGATAGCGACAGCAGTGACAGCAGCAATAGCAGTGACAGCAGTGACAGCAGCGACAGCAGCGACAGCAATGACAGCAGTGATAGCGACAGCAGTGACAGCAGCGATAGCAGCGACAGCAGCGACAGCAGCGACAGCAGTGCCAGCAGCGACAGCAGCGACAGCAGCAATAGCAGTGACCGCAGCAACAGCAGCGACAACAGTGATAGCAGCGATAGCACATCTGACAGCAATGATGAGAGTGACAGCCAGAGCAAGTCTGGTAACAGTAACAACAATGGAAGTGACAGTGACAGTGACAGTGAAGGCAGTGACAGTAACCACTCAACTAGTGATGattag